The following nucleotide sequence is from Eschrichtius robustus isolate mEscRob2 chromosome 10, mEscRob2.pri, whole genome shotgun sequence.
GGCCACCTATGGGCTGAGAAACAAGGtgccagagttttaaaaaaaatgtgtgtgtgtgtttaaatacacataacataaaatttaccatttaaaccatttttaaccGTACAATCCTGTGGCATTGAgtatattcacattattgtgcaaccatcaccaccatccagctTCAGAAGCCAAAGCTTTTGAAACAGATGTGAGTACAGGGTCCAGCTCTGACCTGGAGCCTGGCGTCTGTCTCAGTTCCCAAGGCCCTTCCTTCTGGGTTTCTGGAAGCATCCTGTTAGGGGAGATGTTGGGATGAAGGCTCCACACTTTCCCCTAGGGCTGGACGGTGGACTTGAATCACTTATAGGGATTGGGAGGCCCAAGGCTGTGTGTGCTTTTCGTTACACTGCTGGGCGGCTTTGGGGCTCAGTGTTGGGGATGGTTTGTCTCTTGCAGGTGACCTGCCTCCACACCCTGGGCTACCCCCCAGCCCAAGGACAGGGTCTGCATGTGACTGGTGTCTCCTGGAGCACCACTGGCTCTGTGGTGGCCTGTGCCTATGGCCGGTGAGTGGCAGCAGGGCTGGGTGTGGGGCAATAGAAAGGCCCTCAGACCCTCTTCTGAGCCTCTGTCTCCCCGTCTGTGCAGTAAGGGGTTGGCCCAGAGCATGGCCTTTCTGGGAGTCTTCCTTCTCAAGGCTGCCTGGGCATCAGGTTGGCAGGAAAAGAGCAGGGAAGGGACTCCCTTTGCCCACCTGCCAGCACTGGGCAGTGAGCCCTGGGCCTGCCTCACCTGCTCCAAGAGCCGTCTCCTGATATGCCCAGGTTTGCCCACCTGGAGACCCTTTTCCAGAGAAACTCATGCCCTCGGGGTGCCTCAGAGGAGCCTCTGCCGCTTTGATACCCAGCACAGTGTCTGTGTGTGATGGGGCTATAGAGGCTCACCTGTTTGGGGGAGCAGGGGGTGAAGGTGGGTCAGGTGATAGGAGCAcggtgggggcagggtgggttGGGGTGAAGCCCGAGCCGAGGGGCAGAGCTAGCTCGGGCACGTCCGTGCAGGCTGGATGATGGGGACTGGAGCACGCTGAAGTCCTTTGTGTGCGCCTGGAATCTGGACCGGCGAGGCCTGAACCCGCAGCAGCCGTCGGCGGTGGTGGAGGCGCCCAGCGCTGTCATGTGCCTGGCCTTCCACCCCACGCAGCCATCCCACGTTGCAGGTGAGCCGACCAGCCTCAGTTGCCTCTGCTTCCCACCCTGCAGAGGGTGGCCAAAGCCCTCCCTTGGGCCCTCAGCCCCTGGTCACGGCCAGGGCAGGTCTGTGGGGGAAGCAGAGACCACAGGTGGCCCTGACCCCTGGGCTCAGGTGAGGACGCTGGGGGTGCCCGTGCTGGGTGCAGAGCTTGGAAGAGGCGGCAGGTCCTTAGCTGAGTCTTGAGGGGGTGTGGGCCGTGCAGAGGTGCGGCCTGGTCGGGACAAGAGGCAGGACGGAGCAGGCAGCCTTGGGGATGACAGAGGTGATGAGCCTCCCCACCCTTGGGGAAAGGGGGCAGGTGAAGCTGGAGGGAATGGGGGGTGCTGGGCGGGGGATGGTAGCCTGGCAGTGGGCGAAGCTTCCTGGGGTGGGGTACAGCGGGCTGGAGTGTGAGGCCTGGGGACCAGGACGTTTCTTCCTCAGGACTGTTTTCGAGAAAGCGGCCCCACGTCCTGGCTCAGtggctgggaggggtgggggcttGGCCAGGGAGCTGGGCTGCTGCGTGTGGGTCGGCTCCTGCCCAGGCCCCCTTGGTCCCGCAGGTGGGCTGTACAGTGGCGAGGTGCTGGTGTGGGACATGAGCCATCCTGAGGACCCACTCCTCTGGCGCACGGGCCTGACGGACGGCACGCACACGGACCCCGTGTACCAGGTCAGAGCAGCGGCCTGCCTGGCGGGTGGGGAAGCACGTCCTCCCGGGCTGCGCCTTGATGTCGCGGGCCTGCTCCATGACGCGGGGCAGGAGAGGGGGCGCCTGCTCGCCACAGCCAAGGAAGAAGGTTACCAGGGAGTTGGCAGTTGAACAGCTGCCTCTGGCATTCTCGGAGCTCCCAGGCCATGAGTCACACCCACCCCTTCCATCAGAGCCGCAGTCCCCACTGTCCTGGTTTTCTGCTGGGACTGGGGGGACCTTGGaaccctctggtgggtgaggcggCTCCCAGGCCTCCCCGCAGAAGTCTCCCtggaagagaaggggaggggggaggggggagggtgacACCTGGTCTTGCTGGGAGGTGGGGCAGGCGTCCTTTCTCAGCTCGGCCCCGCACCCTGTTGTCCAGGTGGTTTGGCTCCCGGGGCCCCAGCACGGCCACCGCTTCCAGGTGCTGAGCGTGGCCGCGGATGGGAAGGTGCTGCTCTGGCTGGCGGTCGGGGCTGGCCGGCTGCAGCTCAGCGCGGGCTTCGCCCTGGCCGTGCAGCAGCTCCCCAGGAGCACCAAGCTGAAGAAGGTACGCAGGGGCGAGGCTGCTGCCCTGGAAACGGGCCCCCGAGGCAGCCCCAGGCTGTGGGACCCCTGAGCCAGTGAGCCTGGGGGCAGGCAGGTGGGAGCCACTGAGGGCCACAGCGTCCACGCATGTGCCTGGGCTCCTTGGGGACACCGTGAGCGGATTCCCTTGGCTCTGCCCTGCTgttcttttctccacagcctccccGGGGGGAGACCGAGGTGGGTGCCACAGCAGTGGCTTTCTCCAGCTTTGACCCAAGCCTTTTCGTGCTGGGCACGGAAGGCGGCTTCCCACTTAAGTGCTCCCTGGCAGCAGAGGAGCCCGCCCTCACGCGGATGCCCAGCTCTGTGCCCCTGCGGGCCCCGGCACAGTTCACCTTCTCTCCCCACGGCGGTCCTGTTTACTCTGTGAGCTGCTCCCCTTTCCACAGGTAGGGAGGGCCCGAGCCTCCTCCGTCAGCCACAGGGCCTCTGGCACAGGGAGGGTGAGGGAGTCCCACCAGGCCACACCTAGCACTGCTTAAAGGACCCGCGGTCTGCCCTGGGCCAGGTCTTCCCCATTTGAGCCCCAGTATCCGGAGCTCCTGGGGTTGGCACCAGGGAATCGGCCCCTTACTTTCGAGGAGGACCCAGGTTTGGGGGCCTAGGGAGGCCTCTCATGAGCCTGACAGACCATGAGGAGTCTGGCAGGAAGCCCCCAGCCGCACCTGAATCCCCAGCACTCATCCCCTGCCTGGCTGTCTGCCCTGCATCCTGTCTAGGAATCTCTTCCTGAGCGCAGGGACCGACGGCCACGTCCACCTGTACTCCATGCTGCAGGCCCAGCCCCTGACCTCCCTGCAGCTGTCCCACAAGTACCTGTTCGCTGTGCGCTGGTCCCCAGTGCGCCCTTTGGTGTTTGCGGCTGCTTCTGGGGAAGGTAGGAAATGGGCACCAGGCTTGGATCCGTTGAAGTTGACATGAGCCCAGCCTGTACCTGGAACTCTGGGTTGGGGAGATTGTACGTGGGGTGAGGATGACTTTCCTCGTGTTGGGTGGAGAGCTGAACTGAGTAACAGCCTGATCTTGTGCACAGGAAACTGTGAAGAGGCTGCTGCTCTGGGCCTCTCTTACCCCACGAATCTCTCCTTGAAGGTGATGTGCAGCTGTTTGATCTCCAGAAAAGCTCCCAGAAACCCACAGTTTCGATCAAGCAAACCCAGGATGAAAGCCCAGTCTACTGTCTTGAATTCAATCATCAGCAGACTCAGCTCCTGGCTGCTGGCGATGCCAAGGGCACGGTAAAGGTGTGGCAGCTAAGCAGtgagttcactgaacaaggaccCCGGGAAACAGAGGACTTGGACCAACtggcagcagaggtggccaccTGAGGTGGGGGGAGTCCCAAGGTCAGAGGCAGGTGGGGTGAGGCTACATCTGTGCTGTACGTTTCTGATGGAAGCTGAATGAAGAAGACACGACAAGCTTTGGGGGGagtcatttatttgtcttttacaTGGAAACAGAAAATTGGGAGGGAGAACAAAAGGGGAAGTAGCCAGCTGCTTAGATATTTCTGCAGTCGGAATGGGGCAGCTGGCTTCAAGATAGGAAGGGTCCCCACAGCAACATGGCACCAGCGACTGGACCAGGAGCAGTTTACTGAAGCACCATTTTCTACTAAGTCTTACCCCAAGCTAAGCAGGTTAAGGTTACAATGGAAAGCAACACTGTCTGTCTGGAGTATTTTTCTTAAGAGCACAGAGATGAGTTGACATGCAGCAAGGCGATGGCAGGGCAAGCGGCGTGGGCCAGGCTAACCTAGGAGCAGAGGATCAATTCACGAAGAGCGAGCGGGTAAATTCAACGTAGTCAAAAGCAGTGGGGAGTTCGCGGCCCTTGCTGTCCACGTAGGGCTTCATG
It contains:
- the DYNC2I2 gene encoding cytoplasmic dynein 2 intermediate chain 2 → MEKPEKKPHLPSFPLWTSGAKVASECAGAGGGRGGGGGAVSTATRAQPGQLCRAGSAGAEALASGGAASTERPERPGPLQDETLGVASVPSQWRGVQGIRGETKSCQTASIATAEASAQTRKHADAEVQTEAPEPVSLPSVPQYDGPRLAAFLRRVEAMVTRELNKNWQSHAFDGFEVNWSEQQQTVTCLHTLGYPPAQGQGLHVTGVSWSTTGSVVACAYGRLDDGDWSTLKSFVCAWNLDRRGLNPQQPSAVVEAPSAVMCLAFHPTQPSHVAGGLYSGEVLVWDMSHPEDPLLWRTGLTDGTHTDPVYQVVWLPGPQHGHRFQVLSVAADGKVLLWLAVGAGRLQLSAGFALAVQQLPRSTKLKKPPRGETEVGATAVAFSSFDPSLFVLGTEGGFPLKCSLAAEEPALTRMPSSVPLRAPAQFTFSPHGGPVYSVSCSPFHRNLFLSAGTDGHVHLYSMLQAQPLTSLQLSHKYLFAVRWSPVRPLVFAAASGEGDVQLFDLQKSSQKPTVSIKQTQDESPVYCLEFNHQQTQLLAAGDAKGTVKVWQLSSEFTEQGPRETEDLDQLAAEVAT